The Raphanus sativus cultivar WK10039 chromosome 2, ASM80110v3, whole genome shotgun sequence DNA segment ACGAAGCCTTTACTGTGACAGTTACAATCGATGGGAAGAAGAGAGAACGCTGTACGGTCGGCGTCGCATGAAAAGGGAAGACGACGTTGAATATATGTTCTATCGGGCAAGACAAATCTATATTCTTCACGGCCCAGCACATAACACACGACGAAGCCCACAAACGAATCTCTTTAATGAAACGATGCGCTTAAAGAGAGTGGACGCGTGGCGGCTGGAGAAGGCGCGAATTTCCTATGTGGACGTCGACGTGGCATATCAAAAAGTACAGCCGCCCGAAAGCTATTTAATTGATGAAGTCGTCTCGATCTTTGTCTGTCtagatttgtttttatttttctatataaactTGAATAATGCGAAACCTTTCACTATGTAGACTGCTTCGAATATTTGGATtcattcatgttttttttctccTGAAAATTTAAGGATTCGTGTTATTGTGTTCTATTGACACTACTATGGACTTAATTATGTTGATTAATTTTGCTATTGTTTTTAAGCAGAAAACTGAAATCATTTTTGGTAACGTAAAACGTTAAAGGTACtttgtatttaaataacaaataaataaataataaatcaaatgtTTACCAAAGACTAATATATAGTTAACTGAAGGAGGCTCATGAAACGGAGTACTATTTTTCTTAGAAATAAATTCCCACCATGCTGAAATCTCAAGGATAGTAACTTGTTTGACATAATTACATTATAAACATTAGAGTTATAGTTTTGACATCCTACTGTACTATAgcttatataaattaattttgttcgACTACTGATTTCGATGATACTAATTAACTGGATAACAAATCACAAGTTTAAGCTAACTTTTTAGACAAGCCGACCTTTAAGCTTCAATGACAGTTAACCCGTGAATGATCACGTAATTGATTTAATCGTTGATGCAGTGCAATAACTTCTGAGTCCACAAGTTAATTAAACGTCAATTACCGTTTCGATCTTCCACTATAAAACCATAGCAACAAAATACAGCTCTTCACAAATGTTTATTAATATTAGAAATAAAAGTATGAATTACATCAAAACGTTTCTCCTAGccatttttatttctctttttttaacaAGTCATGATCGTGTCTTGGCAAGCAGCACGACCACCAGAGACATCATAGTCCCGAAGATTTCTGACTGGCAAATCACGGTTGTCAACGGTATAGTCACCAGTGAAACTCTCTTCATCCATTGTAAATCTAAAGATGACGACTTAGGCGAGCAAAATCTGCGTCTGGGAGATAAATTTTCTTGGAATTTTAGGGAGAATATGCTTCACACAACATTGTTTTGGTGCTACTTGAGTAAAAATGATGGTCATATGAACGTGAAAGTGTTTTGGGATGATGTAATCTTGTTCCATAGATGCGGTTGGAAACAATGCGTTTGGGCCGCTAAAACTGATGGGCTTTATCTTTGGAACTCTGCCATTGGTGAATACTTATTACTGGAGAAATGGGAAGCTGGGTGGTGAAGAAAAACGTTTTGCTAATTGTATTAATGAATGAATCTTCGTTGATATGTATGCATAAACAAATACTAATTGAGTAATAGTTATTCATAAATTTCCCTGcgcttttatatttttccactaataataaatttaattttgtttgttagTAAAGGTATCTTCTATCGAACTCGATTAATACTTTGTTTATGAGTAAGTTGTATGACCCCATATTAAACAAAATCTCAAGCAGGTAGAATTTGATCCTTTTCAGAGTTTATATGAGTAAATCTGAAATCAGAAAATACTTTACTAGTCAAACCTGTGAAAACAACCAACCACTCCTATTAGGCAATAATATTACATCAAATATAAAACAGAGTCAAAGTATTTAATGGATGGACAAATATACTCGTTCATATTTCTGTATATATACGGGTGACAGATTTATTGTCATACTCTGTCACAAACATTTGTTTTACATCTGAGcaaaaatgagaaaatatttACTAAGTTTTTTTCTTATCCTCATTTCCTTTGATTCTATGAACTCGTTGATGCCTCCTCTATTCAGAAAATTCAATGTTGAAATTGTAAACCTGTTAGGGTTTAACAAAAAGTTAAAGGTTCATTGCAAGAGCGGAAGTCATGATTTTCCGATTACATATCTTAATAGCGGCGaaaaatttcaatttcaatttaCTATCCTCCTAACTACTCTGTATTGGTGCAATTTATGGCAGGTGAGAGATGTTTTAACGGTTTTATACATTTTCTTGACATATATGTAAATGCAGCTCTTACGCTAATATATCTAATTATATGTTTCAGGGACCAAATTACAAACACCATGTGGTTTTTGATGCGTTTCTTCCAGACAAAGATTTTATAGATGGTACATGTACAGGAATGCACCGTAATGTATGTAGTTGGATCGCAGAAGAAGACGGAATCTATGTCATCAACAAGCAGTTTCAGGGAGAATATTTCATGTATAGATGGGATGCTCCCTCAAAAAACACGTCAACTGGTGCGCTTGCGAGTGAATATGAATTTcgtaatacataaaatatacatcGTACGACTAGTgctatgtaaaaaaaaagagagaaaaataataattaaagatTACTACATGGTTTCAGTTTACGTAAACTTCATGGAGAAAAAAATCTTCATGGTGGTCTAATCTTCTATCATTAACCCTGATTTCTTAGTTGgagtttttaatttatgatttgacatttttttacattttttttgacTAAGACATCGTTCTTATatcttttattcaaaataaaaaaagttaagaTTCGTCTGTTATCTAAAACTAAGAATCTTAGTTAAAAGATCGGGGCTAATCAAGGTTTTCGTCAGACTTCGGAAGGATAGCTTTAAATTTTATGGACTATTTTTACGTAGCACAATTAAGCCCATTTCTATCTTTGGGCCTGACATATATATAGACCCAAaatctgattaaaaaaattaaaattcttctTCCCAAAGCCAACATCTATTGGAAATATTTTACTAGGCAATAAAAAATTACGAGTCAAACAACAACATACTcatacctttttttttgctttgtttacCAATTTCTATTTGTTTAGACAAACATAGTGGTGTAAATGATTTAAACAACCATTTTTTCTAAAGCATTTTTATAAAGCAATTATATTTTAGGTTTGACATATAAATATACAGccaaaaaattagaaaataaaatatattcataaatcaaaatttctatagattttattaaatgCTTTGAATATCTTTCCAAATAAATCTACAGTAAATGAATTAAAgctaaagcaaaaaaataaaagtaaattacAACCTAGTTTTAAAGCAAAGAAACTAATGtgaatatcttttaaaataaaaatctacagcaaatgaattaaaattaaagcaaataaaaaattacagcCTATTTTTTAAAGCAAAGAAACTAATGCTATAACAGTAAGGCAATAACCAATTAATGTCAAATATGCGTCCGCATACAAATACCATTTTAGATTTGCTTTTTTTAATCGAATGATTCATAATGCAATAAAAATAGAGCCGAAGTATTTAATGCATGAACTTTGATCAACAAACTATTTAATGTAatttaccaaaaagaaatatttaatgttttgaacaaaaaaaaagaaatatttaatgtATGGACAAACTAGtgatattccggcgctacgcgccggatttgtatatttttttcttacttaaatttataatttattatatgatcttagtaaagaaaatatgtaaaataaaaatatgtaaaaaaaaatattttctgatctttttataatgattagcgaccgtaatatattattttgtttgaagttaTTTAGTTCAAAGTAAAATAGCATAAGTAGTTGTTaataatcgatttaataaaaatagaataaaaacttaatagtcgtaaaaaagttttttttagttGGAATCTTAAATACTCGTGTCATAGACTGAGCTTTCTTTTAAGAAATGTTTAAAAGTGTTATACCTGAGAAAATTGATTAACGCATGTAGAAGGACCACTGAGAAAGGAGATGATGCATAAGAAAACTGCTACTTTAAAAGTAAGCAATCATTAACTGGTAAACTGAAATAAGAAATCGGTGTACCTTCCCATTAATCAACAACATATCAACCCCaatatctttcttctttcttaacatttcaagcGTGCTAAATTGTTGTAGCCTAGTTTGAACATCTCTACACTGATTTGTCTTTAACTCCGAGCAATGAAACTGGAAATTCGACAATGATTGAATTGAAAAAAGTAAAGGGAATATCGTCTGAACTCTCACACTATCTATACATATACAATGAAACTAAGAAAGCAGGAACTAAAGAAGCATTCAATAGGAGATGGTGGGATGAATGTGATTTCTGAATTGATTATATGAATGATTACGtcgattgcgttaaagaaggagaattgCAGAGGTTatattctccatcgtcaacatcaaatacaaaaaatcctataaaccaatgttttgaaacccgacccggACACTGAATCAAATGATTTACCTAATCACTGGATCATTGGATTAACCGCAGATGAATTGcgggttaataaataaattagttttattatataataatatattagctatgaaaacaaatatatataaaaactaaagttaagaattttaaatgtacatataaaatattaagaaatagtttagactatttaaaaaagttgtaacataagaattatgatatctaaaaaatcaagacattttccaatccaaaataaaccagaattaaaacattttgtaataaattgtcaataacaaaaataaactaacaccagatcacatcaactaattttggttttctctaaattttaaaacttaccaacaatttttttctaaatttgtcaCTTTATCATTTTTGGGATATTTTTTCGTAAGAGCAttctctaatttattataatcaatctcgccatgtttttcttcttcaacaatccaaactctgttttgtaattcatatgattatatgattttttttatctgtaaattaaaaatgtaatgatttgtattaaattaaataaaaaaaattatttactcaCCTTTCTTGCCAAAGTAAATTGTAGTATAAGAGAATAATAAGTCTCATCGTGCTTCATTCTGTTTTACGGACGTGCAGCTCAAGCACAATCATGACTCACTTTTTTTTGCAAACGTAAATTGTAAtgtagaagaagaggaagacgatgctaaaactgaaatttcaaaattttaattagaaatttagaatataaaaaataatttcaaaatgtaacttaaactaaaaatagtaaaaataaaaattatctattggttcaaccagtgctGCAATAAAACTCAAACTCGATTTCTATTGGATCACAGATTTATCAGTTCAATTACGGATCTGAGTCAGATTCAAAACACTCTTATAAACGCTTGGACATGTATTAAGAAAAGTTTAACCTCCATTCCCTCCatttatttcacaattaataccaaaattcattaaatttaagttgagaaatattttaattattaaaaagaaaagtttaacTTCCCCTCACCCTatttatttcacaattaataccaaaattcattaaatttaaattgagaaaatattttaattactaaaaaGAAAATGCCACATAGCATTTTTCCCCCTAAGGAGATAAAAAAGcctactttattagtatagatatagTGGTACGTATTTTTTGTATACGTATTTGTACATGGTAATATATAGATTGTGGTAcatctgagaaaaaaaaacaataagatGGGAAAATATTTGCTATGTTTTTTTCTAGTCCTCCTTTCCTTTTATTCTATAAACTCTTATTTGATGCCTCCTCTCTTCAGAAAATTCAATGTTGAAATCGTAAATCAGCTAGGGTTTAACAAAAAACTCAAGGTTCATTGCAAGAGTGTGGAAGTCATGATTTTCGGATTACGTATCTTAATATCGGtgaaaattttcaatttaaatttactATCAACCTAAAGACTCTGTACTGGTGTGATCTATGGCAggtaatatatacattttcGACATATGTAATATATAGTAGAAATTAAATAGATCAGATTTGTATCTTATGTTTTTGCAGGGACCAAATTACAAACACCATGTGGTTTTTAATGCGTTTCTTGCGGAGTGCGGACAAAGATTTTATAGATGGTACGTGTACTGGAATGGACCCTAATGTATGTAGGTGGATCGCAAAAGAAGAGGGAGTCTATGTCCTCAACAAGAAATTTCATGGAGAATATTTCATGTATAAATGGGATGCTCCCTCAAAAAACACTCTAGTTGGTGCACTTGCTAGTCAATATTAATTCAGtgatctataaatatatatagagtaCACTATATTATCTTTTGTATTACTATTATGTAACAAAcaataaacaataataaaagaTTTGTTAAATGGTTTAAGTAAACTTCGTGGTGGTATCTCGAGGGTTTGTTTGGTTAGGATTCGGAAAGGGTAAACTTCAAATCTTATGGGCCTTTTTATGTAGCACAATTAAGCCCGATTGTTTTAATGGGCCTACTACATATATAGGCCCAAAATCTGATTATTACCGAGATAAAAAAGATATCTTCTTCCCAAAGCCAAGAATCTCAGTACAAAGAGAGAAACACAAAAGGCAAAGCTCTTATCGCAGAAGCAAAAGCAATCATGGGTCAAGGACCATCCGGAGGTTTGAATCGCCAGGGAGATAAGAAGCCCGATGGCGGCgataagaaagagaagaagttcGAGCCGGCGGCACCACCGTCTCGCGTCGGGAGGAAGCAGC contains these protein-coding regions:
- the LOC108841669 gene encoding S-protein homolog 74, with amino-acid sequence MNYIKTFLLAIFISLFLTSHDRVLASSTTTRDIIVPKISDWQITVVNGIVTSETLFIHCKSKDDDLGEQNLRLGDKFSWNFRENMLHTTLFWCYLSKNDGHMNVKVFWDDVILFHRCGWKQCVWAAKTDGLYLWNSAIGEYLLLEKWEAGW
- the LOC108839528 gene encoding LOW QUALITY PROTEIN: S-protein homolog 21 (The sequence of the model RefSeq protein was modified relative to this genomic sequence to represent the inferred CDS: deleted 3 bases in 2 codons), with amino-acid sequence MGKYLLCFFLVLLSFYSINSYLMPPLFRKFNVEIVNQLGFNKKLKVHCKSGSHDFRITYLNIGENFQFKFTINLKTLYWCDLWQGPNYKHHVVFNAFLRSADKDFIDGTCTGMDPNVCRWIAKEEGVYVLNKKFHGEYFMYKWDAPSKNTLVGALASQY
- the LOC130508708 gene encoding S-protein homolog 21-like, with the translated sequence MRKYLLSFFLILISFDSMNSLMPPLFRKFNVEIVNLLGFNKKLKVHCKSGSHDFPITYLNSGEKFQFQFTILLTTLYWCNLWQGPNYKHHVVFDAFLPDKDFIDGTCTGMHRNVCSWIAEEDGIYVINKQFQGEYFMYRWDAPSKNTSTGALASEYEFRNT